In Candidatus Binatia bacterium, one genomic interval encodes:
- a CDS encoding LLM class flavin-dependent oxidoreductase, with product MELHLHGSARTITQALERARASEAAGFDGIFFADSQLNSLDPFQVLALCAVETKRLRLGTAVSNMVYRDPSVLANSAATVNEISQGRAVLGLGTGDGPVYSLGRSATKLAEFERGLQTIRDLVRGQSIAVAGGKERARGKVNLRVGKLPVPVYISAEGPRSLKVAGRVADGVILGTGFDLKVLDWARERIAEGAREVGRDPKEIDVMPAGMISVDDDGAKARNLVRSRLANRAHHNFRFTLETVPPEELGGVKRFMAGFDISKPLEERIDPNLVTEYLVRRFTIAGTPEECVVRVRELAAAGVKRLLLTPPEAIYNQVLQEWGRGVIPGIKDR from the coding sequence ATGGAACTTCATCTTCATGGCTCGGCGAGAACGATAACGCAGGCGCTGGAGCGCGCGCGTGCGTCCGAAGCCGCAGGCTTCGACGGCATCTTCTTCGCGGACAGCCAGCTCAACTCTCTCGATCCCTTTCAAGTCCTGGCGCTCTGCGCCGTTGAGACCAAGCGCCTTCGCCTCGGCACCGCCGTCAGCAACATGGTCTACCGCGACCCGAGCGTCCTCGCGAACTCCGCCGCCACGGTGAATGAAATATCTCAGGGGCGCGCGGTCTTGGGACTCGGCACGGGAGACGGGCCGGTCTATAGCCTCGGGCGCAGCGCGACTAAGCTGGCGGAGTTCGAGCGCGGCTTGCAGACGATTCGCGATCTCGTGCGCGGCCAATCCATTGCCGTCGCGGGAGGCAAAGAACGCGCGAGAGGAAAAGTGAATCTCCGCGTCGGCAAGCTGCCGGTGCCGGTCTACATCTCCGCCGAAGGGCCGCGGAGTCTTAAAGTCGCGGGAAGAGTCGCCGACGGCGTGATCCTCGGCACCGGCTTCGATCTCAAAGTTCTCGACTGGGCGCGCGAGCGGATCGCCGAAGGCGCGCGCGAGGTTGGACGCGACCCGAAGGAGATCGACGTCATGCCGGCGGGGATGATCTCGGTGGACGACGACGGCGCCAAGGCAAGAAACCTCGTGCGCTCCCGTCTCGCCAATCGCGCGCACCACAATTTCCGCTTCACGCTGGAGACCGTTCCTCCGGAAGAGCTCGGCGGCGTGAAGCGCTTCATGGCCGGCTTCGACATCTCGAAGCCGCTGGAAGAAAGAATCGATCCGAATCTCGTCACGGAATATTTGGTCCGGCGCTTCACGATCGCCGGGACGCCGGAGGAATGTGTAGTGCGCGTCCGCGAACTGGCTGCGGCAGGAGTCAAGCGTCTGCTGCTGACGCCGCCCGAAGCGATCTATAATCAAGTCCTGCAAGAGTGGGGTCGGGGCGTGATCCCTGGCATCAAAGATCGTTAA
- a CDS encoding extradiol ring-cleavage dioxygenase — MAQIVSIIGITHNPFMPRLFKQANRPPGCAKVIERIDMMREKLAQAKPDVLVAIGNDHLHQFFMDNMPAFMIGKMDAYNGTFYDEIREFGLPTHRVPGDLELSDAIMEGAFDKGVDFAYSNELTIDHSIIVPLTFVRPEMDLPIVPILTNCIAPPLPRPKRFYEVGQAIRSVIENLQTNKRIAVLVSGHLSLEVGGPKQFERKLMDPNFDASAVGWISQGDVNGAVNHCSFDQLKQSGNMTHGFLNFIMMMGVAKAGKPAYAEGLDAGFPAIPFFRWDVL; from the coding sequence ATGGCACAGATCGTTTCGATAATAGGCATCACGCACAATCCCTTCATGCCCCGCCTCTTCAAACAGGCGAACCGGCCGCCCGGATGCGCGAAGGTCATTGAGCGCATCGACATGATGCGCGAGAAGCTCGCGCAGGCGAAGCCCGACGTTCTCGTCGCTATCGGCAACGATCATCTGCACCAGTTCTTCATGGACAACATGCCGGCCTTCATGATCGGCAAGATGGATGCCTACAACGGCACATTCTACGACGAGATCCGCGAGTTCGGCCTGCCGACTCACCGCGTGCCAGGCGATTTAGAACTCTCCGACGCGATCATGGAAGGCGCCTTCGACAAGGGCGTCGACTTCGCTTACTCCAACGAGCTTACGATCGACCATTCCATCATCGTACCGCTCACGTTCGTCAGGCCTGAGATGGACCTGCCGATCGTGCCGATTCTCACCAACTGCATCGCGCCGCCGCTGCCGCGGCCGAAAAGGTTTTACGAAGTCGGCCAGGCGATCCGCTCCGTGATCGAGAATCTCCAGACCAATAAACGGATTGCAGTTCTGGTCAGCGGCCATCTCTCGCTCGAAGTCGGCGGGCCAAAACAGTTCGAGCGCAAGCTCATGGACCCGAACTTCGACGCCTCCGCCGTCGGCTGGATCTCCCAGGGCGACGTCAACGGCGCGGTGAATCACTGCTCGTTCGATCAGTTGAAGCAGTCCGGCAACATGACGCACGGGTTTTTGAACTTCATCATGATGATGGGCGTGGCGAAAGCGGGCAAACCTGCTTACGCCGAAGGCCTCGACGCCGGCTTCCCGGCGATCCCGTTTTTCAGGTGGGATGTGCTGTAA
- a CDS encoding iron ABC transporter permease, translated as MKAETGYEATLGGWDFLGRLKPQGVTLFATGLSLFLLLLIGLPVAMVILMSLRTGFPGESVPFTLQNFAEVYLTPRTYEILLNTLIFTVSSVAVTLLIAVPLVWILMRTDVPFKKTIYVLLTVGILIPVFLRTIAWILLLSPRIGLVNRWLQQWFDLAGPPLNLYSLPGMAFVQGVSFVPGAFFMLAAAYRSMDPSLEEAAYTSGVGKLRTFLKINIPITLPAIAAVMVYLFMTGIAVFEVPAIIGLPARILVLSSLIYTATTPSTGLPDYGVAGAYGAIMLVLGLVLAFLYVRLVKQGKKYTVITGRGYRPREIALGRWKWAALAFVFFYLSIEVFIPFVVLLWASLLPYLQLPSAEALSSLTLKHYIDIPSHVGARPFVNTLILMFTVPTVTMVLSVLVSWIVIRTQVSFRGFLDTLAFIPHAVPGILMAVGLAYLGLAYRNYFPLYGTIFIIVVAHTINWIAYGTRTTNSVMIQVHRELEEAGRVSGASAPRVLGKIVLPLIAAGVMNSWIWIGMLSYREVTMSLTLLTRNNVVVSTVVWQFWGSGWVPQVSALGVILILFAVIVVGTVRFALSRIGEIGAAS; from the coding sequence ATGAAAGCGGAAACGGGCTACGAAGCGACCCTGGGCGGCTGGGACTTTTTGGGCCGCTTGAAGCCCCAGGGAGTCACGCTTTTCGCGACCGGACTTTCGCTGTTCCTGCTGCTGTTGATCGGATTGCCGGTGGCGATGGTCATCCTCATGAGCCTGCGCACCGGCTTCCCGGGTGAAAGCGTTCCTTTCACCCTGCAGAATTTTGCCGAGGTTTATTTGACTCCGAGGACCTATGAAATTCTGCTCAACACTTTGATTTTTACCGTATCCAGCGTCGCCGTGACGCTTTTGATCGCGGTCCCGCTGGTGTGGATTCTGATGCGCACGGATGTGCCGTTCAAGAAAACGATCTACGTTCTGCTCACGGTCGGCATCTTGATTCCGGTGTTCCTCAGGACCATCGCATGGATTTTGTTGCTCAGCCCGCGCATCGGATTGGTGAACAGGTGGCTGCAGCAATGGTTCGATCTGGCCGGTCCGCCGCTCAATTTGTATAGCCTGCCGGGGATGGCCTTCGTGCAGGGAGTTTCTTTCGTGCCCGGCGCCTTTTTCATGTTGGCGGCGGCTTACCGCTCCATGGACCCATCGCTGGAAGAGGCGGCCTATACCTCGGGCGTCGGCAAGCTCAGAACTTTTTTGAAGATCAATATACCGATCACGCTTCCGGCCATTGCCGCCGTCATGGTTTACCTCTTCATGACAGGAATCGCGGTGTTCGAAGTGCCGGCGATTATCGGATTGCCGGCGCGCATTCTCGTTCTGAGCTCGCTCATCTATACCGCTACGACGCCTTCGACCGGGTTGCCGGATTACGGCGTCGCCGGCGCGTACGGCGCTATCATGCTCGTCCTCGGCCTCGTGCTCGCTTTCCTTTACGTCCGGCTCGTCAAGCAGGGAAAAAAGTACACCGTGATCACGGGGCGGGGCTATCGTCCGCGCGAGATCGCGCTGGGGCGGTGGAAATGGGCGGCGCTGGCTTTCGTTTTCTTTTATCTCTCGATCGAGGTTTTCATTCCATTCGTCGTTTTGTTGTGGGCGTCTCTCCTGCCGTATTTGCAGCTTCCGTCAGCCGAAGCGCTGTCGTCCCTCACGCTCAAGCATTACATCGACATCCCGTCTCACGTCGGCGCCCGGCCGTTCGTCAACACCTTGATTCTCATGTTCACCGTGCCTACGGTGACGATGGTTTTGAGCGTGCTGGTTTCATGGATCGTGATCCGAACGCAGGTCTCGTTCCGCGGATTTCTCGACACGCTGGCTTTTATTCCGCACGCGGTTCCGGGAATTCTCATGGCCGTGGGCCTGGCGTATCTGGGGCTCGCCTATCGAAATTACTTTCCCTTGTACGGCACGATTTTCATCATCGTCGTCGCCCATACGATCAACTGGATCGCTTACGGCACGCGGACCACGAACAGCGTCATGATCCAGGTGCACCGCGAGTTGGAAGAGGCGGGCCGGGTTTCAGGGGCCTCCGCGCCGCGCGTTTTGGGGAAAATCGTTTTGCCGCTCATCGCTGCGGGCGTCATGAATAGCTGGATTTGGATCGGCATGCTTTCGTACCGAGAAGTTACCATGTCCTTAACGCTGCTGACCCGCAACAATGTCGTCGTCTCCACCGTGGTCTGGCAATTTTGGGGCAGTGGCTGGGTGCCTCAGGTCTCGGCCTTGGGAGTCATCTTGATTCTTTTCGCGGTGATCGTCGTCGGCACGGTGCGTTTCGCGCTTTCTCGCATCGGCGAAATCGGCGCGGCGTCTTAG
- a CDS encoding xanthine dehydrogenase family protein molybdopterin-binding subunit: MTRVVGRPTPRVEGEEKVTGAAVYTVDVSLPGMLWGKVLRSPIAHGHIKRIDIGKALQVPGVKTVITGPDVTGLRIGRKIYDMPILADGLVRFIGEKVAAVAAESEEAAERAVDLIEVEYEELDPLLDPLAAMQSNAPLLHPQVLSYKGLPVELKAPSNVFVYLSWGKGDPAEGFRQSDIIVENTFETQVVHQSYLEPHACVAKADPSGGAEIWACSKTPFAVREQLSSAINVPKEKLIFHPIHIGGDFGGKGGPMDVPVCYFLSLKSGRPVKIIMDYGEELVAGNPRHPSMIRVKTGVKKNGAILAHHMEFIFDSGAYGAMKPVGYLMGAQGCAGPYRIANCLIEEKVVYTNKVPCGHMRAPGDPQGFFATESQLDIVARKLGMDPAEFKRKNLLRDGDVAPVGHTVEHIKAVEALDKAIALSGFRKSKPKNVGRGLAFSEWSPSGGEGTVFVKIDEKGKVTVSSPVVDQGAGVLTVICEVVGEELKLPAKSLQLKQLDSSAVPSDGGVGGSRATRVYGNAAYEAGAKAREEIVRVAAERMGVAAEELALANGFVTQRRAKRRLSFAEIVKAKGSPIHAKGHYKQAGKSHEASVAAQIAEVHVDPETGQVELRQFVSAHTTGKVINPLMHQGQIDGGIVFGLGYALTEHLMIDDGKVTTANFGEYKIPTIQDIPPLKTAVLETVPNGPGPYNSLSIGEVANVPVAAAVANAVADAVGARITSLPITAEKIFAALSARK, from the coding sequence ATGACTCGAGTCGTAGGCAGGCCGACGCCTAGAGTTGAAGGCGAAGAAAAAGTTACCGGCGCGGCGGTGTATACCGTGGACGTGAGCCTTCCCGGAATGCTTTGGGGCAAGGTTCTGAGAAGTCCGATCGCCCACGGGCACATCAAGCGGATCGACATCGGCAAGGCGCTCCAGGTTCCCGGCGTCAAGACCGTGATCACCGGACCGGACGTAACGGGATTGAGAATCGGCCGGAAGATTTATGACATGCCGATCCTTGCCGATGGCTTGGTCAGATTTATCGGCGAAAAAGTGGCGGCGGTCGCTGCGGAAAGCGAAGAGGCCGCCGAGCGAGCCGTCGATCTTATCGAGGTCGAGTACGAGGAGCTGGACCCACTGCTCGACCCCCTGGCCGCCATGCAATCCAACGCGCCTCTGCTTCATCCTCAGGTTCTGTCCTATAAAGGACTGCCCGTCGAACTGAAGGCGCCGAGCAATGTCTTTGTCTACCTCTCCTGGGGCAAAGGAGATCCCGCGGAGGGCTTTCGACAGTCCGATATCATCGTCGAGAATACTTTCGAAACTCAGGTCGTCCACCAATCCTATCTGGAGCCTCACGCCTGCGTCGCCAAGGCGGACCCATCCGGCGGGGCGGAGATCTGGGCTTGCAGCAAGACGCCGTTCGCCGTGCGCGAGCAGCTTTCCAGCGCCATCAACGTCCCGAAGGAAAAACTGATCTTCCACCCGATTCATATCGGCGGCGATTTCGGCGGCAAGGGCGGGCCCATGGACGTCCCGGTCTGTTACTTCCTTTCGCTGAAGAGCGGCCGACCGGTGAAGATCATCATGGATTACGGTGAAGAGCTGGTCGCGGGAAACCCCAGGCACCCCTCGATGATCAGAGTCAAAACGGGCGTCAAGAAAAACGGGGCCATTCTCGCGCACCACATGGAATTTATCTTCGACAGCGGCGCTTATGGGGCGATGAAACCCGTCGGATATCTCATGGGCGCGCAGGGTTGCGCCGGCCCCTACAGAATTGCCAACTGCCTGATCGAAGAAAAAGTGGTTTACACCAACAAGGTGCCGTGCGGTCACATGCGCGCGCCCGGCGATCCGCAGGGATTTTTTGCCACGGAAAGCCAGTTGGACATCGTGGCGAGAAAGCTCGGGATGGACCCCGCGGAGTTCAAGAGGAAGAATTTGCTGCGCGACGGCGACGTGGCGCCGGTTGGTCACACGGTTGAGCACATCAAGGCCGTAGAGGCGCTGGACAAGGCGATCGCCTTGTCCGGATTTCGAAAGTCAAAGCCAAAGAACGTCGGCCGCGGCCTGGCTTTTTCCGAGTGGAGCCCGAGCGGCGGCGAGGGAACCGTTTTCGTGAAGATCGATGAGAAAGGAAAGGTGACGGTTTCTTCGCCCGTCGTCGATCAAGGGGCGGGCGTGCTTACCGTGATATGTGAAGTGGTGGGAGAGGAGCTCAAACTACCGGCGAAGTCGCTGCAACTGAAGCAGCTCGATAGCAGTGCCGTGCCGAGCGACGGAGGCGTCGGCGGGAGCCGGGCCACGCGAGTGTACGGCAATGCCGCTTACGAGGCGGGCGCAAAAGCCCGGGAAGAGATCGTTAGGGTCGCCGCGGAGCGCATGGGAGTCGCTGCCGAGGAGCTTGCCTTGGCAAACGGTTTTGTCACTCAGCGGCGCGCCAAACGACGCCTGAGCTTTGCGGAGATCGTGAAAGCTAAAGGATCACCGATCCACGCCAAGGGCCATTACAAGCAGGCGGGAAAGTCGCATGAAGCCTCCGTCGCCGCCCAGATCGCCGAGGTTCACGTGGACCCGGAGACGGGTCAGGTCGAGCTCAGGCAGTTCGTTTCCGCGCACACGACGGGAAAAGTCATCAACCCTCTCATGCATCAGGGGCAGATCGACGGCGGAATCGTTTTCGGATTGGGCTATGCCTTGACCGAGCATCTGATGATCGACGACGGCAAAGTCACCACGGCGAATTTCGGCGAGTACAAGATCCCGACGATTCAGGATATCCCGCCGCTGAAGACCGCCGTGCTCGAGACGGTCCCGAACGGTCCCGGTCCTTATAACAGCTTGAGCATCGGCGAAGTGGCCAACGTGCCCGTCGCCGCGGCGGTCGCGAACGCGGTCGCGGACGCCGTCGGCGCGAGAATCACGTCACTGCCCATAACGGCCGAGAAGATCTTCGCCGCTCTGAGCGCAAGAAAGTGA
- a CDS encoding zinc-binding dehydrogenase: MKAVVLREFGPPEVLRLEDVPAPSAAAGEVLVQVHSVSVNRTLDLVVRSGKYPSDIRLPLVLGVDPAGVIVAAGEGIAPSRIGERVAVVSMISCGECRYCRENEEANCAKSRHIGVHRWGGYAEYVAVPAKNAFTIPDRLSFPEATVITRHFPMAFNLLVNKADVKAGEWVLVMGAVGALGSSGVQVAKMLGAKVIAGAGSDERVALALGYGADFGVNYRAQDLAKEVMRITDAHGVDVVFENIADPTLWPGAFNSLAWAGRLVTAGGHGGGQVALDVKRLYLRRMRIIGAAGTNRRDVERALDAAAAGKVRAIIDRTMPLGEAAAAHRIMEEKQIVGKIILEP, from the coding sequence ATGAAGGCTGTTGTCCTTCGAGAGTTCGGTCCTCCGGAGGTTCTCCGCCTGGAGGATGTTCCTGCGCCTTCCGCCGCTGCGGGCGAAGTGTTGGTGCAGGTTCATTCGGTGTCCGTCAACCGCACGCTCGACCTCGTCGTCCGCTCGGGCAAATACCCCTCCGACATACGCTTGCCGCTGGTCCTCGGCGTCGATCCGGCAGGCGTGATCGTCGCTGCCGGCGAAGGGATAGCGCCGTCGAGGATCGGCGAGCGCGTCGCCGTCGTTTCGATGATTTCCTGCGGCGAATGCCGTTACTGCCGCGAGAACGAGGAGGCCAATTGCGCCAAGAGCCGCCACATCGGCGTCCATCGCTGGGGCGGCTACGCGGAGTACGTCGCGGTGCCGGCAAAAAACGCCTTCACAATCCCCGATCGTCTCTCATTCCCCGAAGCTACGGTGATCACGCGCCATTTCCCGATGGCCTTTAACCTCCTCGTCAACAAGGCGGACGTTAAAGCAGGCGAGTGGGTCCTGGTTATGGGAGCGGTTGGCGCTTTGGGCAGTTCCGGCGTGCAAGTCGCGAAGATGCTCGGCGCGAAAGTCATCGCCGGCGCGGGTTCGGACGAGCGCGTCGCGCTGGCGCTCGGTTACGGCGCCGACTTCGGCGTTAATTATCGAGCGCAGGATCTGGCGAAAGAAGTCATGAGAATAACCGACGCTCACGGCGTAGACGTGGTCTTCGAAAATATCGCCGACCCCACGCTCTGGCCGGGAGCTTTTAACAGCCTCGCCTGGGCGGGACGGCTCGTCACCGCCGGCGGCCACGGCGGCGGACAAGTCGCGCTCGACGTGAAGCGGCTGTATTTACGCCGCATGCGTATCATCGGCGCGGCCGGCACGAACCGCCGCGACGTCGAGCGCGCTCTGGACGCCGCGGCCGCCGGAAAAGTGCGCGCGATCATCGACCGTACGATGCCGCTCGGCGAAGCCGCCGCCGCGCACCGGATCATGGAAGAAAAACAGATCGTGGGAAAAATTATTCTCGAGCCTTAG
- a CDS encoding ABC transporter substrate-binding protein: protein MAGLVKLRVNVFNVDAALSVGRGGGLFAAGGLDVEITITPNSTDQMRGLGRGSWEIVSTAFDNVLGWSGREGAEIVAVAQVAQGIVLPIFVRPEIHDWKDLRGKRLAVDAVDTAYALVLRRILLAHGLDLERGDYELVAVGATGHRLDSMDRGETFAAILNAPWEGKASAAGHRRLADHREVLPDYPGGVFAVARKWAGENRELLVRFLRVWNDALRWTHDQRNRAEAIRVVGADQAVDEKLAGARLAQLHPDGQLNMEGLRIVLDLRAGVGLTPTMGKDIERYYDASYYREI from the coding sequence TTGGCCGGCTTGGTTAAATTGCGCGTCAACGTTTTCAACGTGGACGCGGCGCTGAGCGTCGGCCGCGGGGGCGGGCTCTTCGCCGCGGGCGGTCTCGACGTCGAGATCACGATCACGCCGAACTCGACGGACCAGATGCGCGGCCTCGGCCGCGGCTCGTGGGAGATCGTCTCCACCGCTTTCGACAACGTCCTCGGCTGGTCGGGGCGGGAAGGCGCCGAGATCGTCGCCGTCGCGCAAGTGGCGCAAGGAATCGTCCTGCCGATTTTCGTTCGCCCGGAAATTCACGACTGGAAAGATCTCCGAGGGAAACGGCTCGCCGTCGACGCCGTCGATACGGCCTATGCTCTGGTGTTGCGCCGGATTCTCCTCGCGCACGGTCTCGATCTCGAGCGGGGAGATTACGAGCTCGTGGCCGTCGGCGCCACTGGCCATCGCCTCGATTCGATGGACCGCGGCGAGACTTTCGCCGCGATCTTGAACGCGCCGTGGGAGGGCAAGGCGTCGGCGGCCGGCCACCGGCGGCTGGCCGACCATCGCGAAGTCCTTCCCGACTATCCCGGCGGCGTCTTCGCGGTCGCGCGGAAATGGGCCGGTGAAAACCGTGAGCTGCTGGTGAGATTTCTGCGCGTCTGGAACGACGCTCTCCGCTGGACTCACGATCAGAGAAACCGGGCGGAAGCGATCAGAGTCGTCGGCGCCGATCAGGCGGTGGACGAGAAGCTTGCCGGCGCGCGCCTCGCCCAGTTGCACCCGGACGGGCAGTTGAATATGGAAGGCCTGCGCATCGTTCTCGACCTCCGCGCCGGCGTCGGTCTCACGCCGACGATGGGAAAAGATATAGAGCGCTACTACGACGCGAGCTATTACCGGGAAATTTAG
- a CDS encoding extracellular solute-binding protein, whose protein sequence is MKSVRRIRIFYATVLMVSSWSGSVAAAPVDDLIAGAKKEGVIEFYGPSTLGPDGAQALAAAFNKKYDLKVKLNYSASGNMTRDTAKVVGLSASGQPPEWDIMVVTDAHHGSLWLRKLQKPFDYTTLGVAKSRIEYDNGTVSVANQFALPAYNSKILPAKDAPKKWEDLLDPKWKGKLGVINSTHHWGRLAAGPWGEEKTIDFVKKLSAQKPILTRAGEMAQRLILGEVLVSATLQDSQLHEAKESGAPLVFAEQVQPVISPEYHVGVLKNAPHPNVGHLFVAFMTSAEVQPIWEKYTGHTSAHVPGTAAYKFAQGKQVVYMKQDQADKVDKVSRQIGKILGFD, encoded by the coding sequence ATGAAGAGCGTCAGGCGGATTCGGATTTTTTATGCGACGGTATTGATGGTCTCAAGCTGGTCCGGATCGGTTGCCGCCGCGCCGGTCGACGATCTCATCGCCGGCGCCAAGAAGGAAGGCGTCATCGAATTCTACGGCCCTTCGACGTTGGGCCCGGACGGCGCGCAGGCTTTAGCCGCGGCCTTCAACAAAAAATATGATCTGAAGGTCAAATTGAACTACAGCGCCTCCGGCAACATGACGCGCGACACCGCCAAAGTCGTCGGGCTTTCCGCCTCGGGACAGCCGCCGGAGTGGGACATCATGGTCGTCACGGACGCTCATCACGGCTCGCTCTGGCTGAGAAAGTTGCAAAAACCTTTTGACTACACCACCCTCGGCGTCGCGAAAAGCCGCATCGAGTACGATAACGGCACGGTTTCGGTCGCCAATCAGTTCGCGCTCCCGGCCTACAACAGCAAGATTCTGCCGGCCAAAGACGCGCCGAAAAAATGGGAAGATCTGCTCGATCCGAAATGGAAAGGCAAGCTCGGCGTCATCAATTCGACGCACCACTGGGGGCGCTTGGCCGCCGGACCATGGGGCGAAGAGAAAACGATCGATTTCGTAAAAAAACTTTCCGCCCAGAAGCCCATTCTGACCCGAGCGGGGGAAATGGCGCAACGGTTGATTTTGGGCGAAGTGCTCGTCTCGGCGACTTTGCAAGACAGCCAGCTCCACGAGGCGAAGGAGTCGGGCGCGCCGCTCGTTTTCGCCGAACAGGTTCAGCCGGTGATCTCGCCCGAGTATCACGTCGGCGTGTTGAAAAACGCGCCCCATCCGAACGTGGGGCATCTCTTCGTGGCGTTCATGACTTCAGCGGAGGTCCAGCCGATCTGGGAAAAATATACCGGCCATACTTCGGCGCACGTGCCCGGAACCGCGGCATATAAATTCGCTCAAGGGAAGCAAGTCGTCTACATGAAACAAGACCAGGCCGATAAGGTCGACAAGGTATCGCGGCAAATCGGCAAGATCCTCGGCTTCGATTGA
- a CDS encoding extracellular solute-binding protein: MKRFTFLLMSIAAPLLFAKQLPAASVSNMEQLIAAAKKEGTLELLAPSTLGPKGAQALGAGFNQKYGPGIKVNYSPSNNMVGDVAKIVTQGAAGAPPEWDLMVVTDAHHATLWLRKLHQPFDYAKLGINPKWTQYDNGTIILANQFVYPAYNKTSLPAKDVPAKWEDLLDPKWKGKLGMSTTTHHLARLAAGAWGEKQTTEYVRALAKQGLILGTMGSLYGRLLTGEILGIATLTDSYINTAKQSGAPIVHADKIEPVISPAYNAGVPKGAAHPNAGALFAIFLTTAEGQKLWEEYGGQTSAFIPGTTAYKYAQGKKVLYMSPDQAEMIDRLSTEYGKILGFQ, from the coding sequence ATGAAACGCTTCACATTCCTGCTCATGAGCATCGCCGCTCCGCTGCTCTTCGCCAAGCAGCTCCCCGCCGCGTCCGTGTCGAACATGGAGCAGTTGATCGCCGCGGCGAAAAAAGAGGGGACGTTGGAGCTGCTCGCCCCTTCGACGCTCGGCCCGAAAGGCGCCCAGGCTCTCGGCGCGGGCTTCAATCAAAAATACGGTCCCGGCATCAAGGTGAATTATAGCCCGTCGAACAACATGGTCGGCGACGTCGCCAAGATAGTAACGCAGGGCGCCGCCGGCGCGCCGCCGGAGTGGGACCTTATGGTCGTTACCGACGCGCACCACGCGACGCTGTGGCTCAGAAAACTGCATCAGCCGTTCGACTACGCGAAGCTCGGCATCAATCCCAAATGGACGCAGTACGACAACGGGACCATCATTCTCGCCAACCAGTTCGTCTATCCCGCGTACAATAAAACCAGTCTGCCGGCGAAGGACGTGCCGGCCAAGTGGGAAGACCTCCTCGATCCCAAGTGGAAAGGCAAGCTCGGCATGTCCACGACCACGCATCATCTGGCGCGGCTCGCGGCCGGCGCCTGGGGCGAAAAGCAAACCACCGAGTACGTCAGGGCTCTGGCCAAGCAGGGGCTGATTCTAGGCACGATGGGATCGCTCTACGGGAGGCTCCTCACCGGAGAAATCCTCGGCATCGCGACGCTGACGGACAGCTACATCAATACGGCGAAGCAGAGCGGCGCGCCGATCGTTCACGCCGATAAGATCGAGCCGGTGATATCGCCCGCGTACAACGCCGGCGTGCCGAAAGGCGCGGCGCATCCCAACGCGGGCGCGCTGTTCGCGATTTTCTTGACGACGGCCGAAGGGCAGAAGCTCTGGGAAGAATACGGCGGGCAGACCTCCGCCTTTATCCCCGGGACGACCGCGTACAAGTACGCGCAGGGGAAAAAGGTGCTTTACATGAGCCCCGACCAGGCCGAGATGATCGACCGGCTGTCCACCGAATACGGAAAAATTCTGGGCTTCCAGTGA
- a CDS encoding ABC transporter substrate-binding protein → MKKLATLSALLVLSFIQPLYAQTKRIAVAYSAISATQTGFYLAKDAGIFEKHGLYVDPVYVAGGSRVAQAIIAGEFTLALAGGNIVNVNLAGGDIVIIGGVVNVPSFYLFVQPAIKRQEDLKGKALGITRYGASTDGSLRLLLKKWGMEPDRDVKILQMGGQPEILAGMQAGIVQGGILSSPGDYKAKKAGYAMLANFAKEGIAYPTTSLVSTRSTVKKDRETVKRYLMAYSEAVDRLFRDKELGIKAIGKWTRTQDRETLESSYEYATNFIERPPRLPYKAIETIIAQTAETDPRAKGRKAEEFIDATFYNELEKSGFFKNLSR, encoded by the coding sequence ATGAAAAAATTGGCAACTCTTTCGGCGCTGTTGGTCCTCTCTTTCATTCAGCCGCTTTATGCGCAAACGAAGCGGATCGCCGTCGCTTACAGCGCCATCAGCGCGACGCAAACGGGCTTTTACCTCGCCAAGGATGCCGGGATTTTTGAAAAGCACGGCCTTTACGTCGATCCGGTTTATGTGGCCGGCGGCAGCAGAGTGGCCCAAGCGATTATTGCGGGCGAGTTCACGTTAGCTCTGGCCGGCGGCAATATCGTTAACGTGAATCTTGCGGGCGGCGACATTGTGATCATTGGAGGCGTGGTCAACGTTCCGTCCTTCTACCTTTTCGTCCAGCCGGCAATCAAAAGGCAAGAAGACCTGAAAGGCAAAGCCTTGGGAATTACCCGCTACGGCGCATCGACGGACGGCTCTTTGCGCTTATTGCTAAAGAAGTGGGGCATGGAACCCGATCGCGATGTAAAAATTCTCCAAATGGGAGGGCAGCCGGAGATTCTTGCCGGGATGCAGGCCGGGATCGTCCAGGGAGGAATACTGTCTTCGCCCGGCGATTATAAGGCCAAGAAAGCCGGTTACGCCATGCTCGCCAACTTCGCCAAAGAAGGGATCGCTTACCCGACCACGAGTCTCGTTTCGACCCGTTCGACCGTCAAGAAAGATCGCGAGACCGTGAAGCGGTATCTGATGGCCTATAGCGAGGCCGTAGATCGCCTGTTTCGCGACAAAGAACTGGGTATCAAAGCGATCGGGAAGTGGACGCGCACTCAAGACCGCGAAACGTTGGAATCGTCCTACGAATACGCCACGAACTTTATCGAAAGACCGCCGAGGCTACCCTACAAGGCGATCGAAACCATTATCGCACAAACCGCGGAGACGGATCCCAGGGCGAAGGGGCGCAAGGCCGAGGAATTTATCGACGCCACTTTCTATAACGAGCTTGAAAAGAGCGGCTTCTTCAAAAATTTGTCGCGCTGA